tagctttaatttctatttcatacaaaaatattagcgtctatttaattaactaaataataaaataaaaacctacttaactaaaaactttaataaaattaagtactaAAATTTTGCTATGACTTCAATTTATATCACTATTGTATATGAATTAACTGGTACTTACTAGGTCAATTGGAAGACCAATCCTATTGGAGAGAAATGAGAATATTTTGCTACCATCGTAGCAATCGGTGAACGAAGAAGACATCGTGACAAATCTCAATAAGGCATACGTTAGCACTTTAAGACACACTTGTTTCAAGTAATGTATCACACCTTCGGCATccaatttaaaactttacacagaaaaaaagaaatgctttcataaaactaaattctTTTAAACGTTCATCAATTATTCCGTTTAAGTAGAATTTGTGGCGATAAGTAACTAGATGACAATCGCCAGAAAAATAGAGGATCTAAATTTGAGCAATATTGTATTCATACAGaataaatctaaaacaaaattaggGCAACCAGCACATAAGACAACACATAGCAAAAGCAAGACcagaaatcaaaatatttttatgatttgactTTGTTAGACATGGGGACGTAGACAAGATGCCttacagtagtgtatgtagaaattcgaaaactaaatttgtatgaaagtgACAGCTCGTGTCGGCAGTCGGTATACTAGGACCAAAAGGCATGAGTAATATGTGAATGCATAACCTAACCTATttaagtaaggaattaataaaaaattatattatgcaTTTGATAGTTTTATTCTTGACAATTTAATTAGAGATTTCATTAGAACAATAAGCTAATATATTAACTTATTGCATGCAAACAACAAATGCCTTATTAATGTACATGTgttcataattatatatgtggTTAAAAACcgaaaaatcataattaactaataaatgtaagtgttCATAGGCAGCGATATAACTTAATATCTTATTATGTTATATCACTGCATCATAAAACCTAACGTTAGATGATGTGATGATTTCAGAAAATTGTTTAGGTACTTTGTAAGGTTATACACCTACATGCCTTTGATTCATAACATAGAAAAAGCCCTCCTGTTACTATGACAAGATACATCTTGggccattaaaaaaatagtgattGTTTCCTCAACACAAcgattgtaaataataatagttattttaaagatttaatttaatacataaagatGACGATGGCGGTCCTGAATTACAGCAAAAAGCAGCTTTTGAGATTACGCAAAAACATGGCGGAGAAACTCTGTGTTTTCTACACTGTCGAAACATTTATTGGCCCGTGGCTGTTGACTACCGAATAGCGTGAGCGCTAATGTGTGTTTTTACGTAGCACTGACATGGCGTCCCTTATTGTATCCCAACCCACGCTTTGTGGGCCTAGGCTACCGAGTACCGACTGCCAACACGTTACACGGCCTGTAATTttgatacaaatttagttttcaacTATCTACATACAAAtttgttaaggcatcttgtcTAAGCCCCTAGAGTTAATTTATAGCGCGAACAAGAACGCGTgtgtcaaatttaaaatgccaATGTCTCGTCTGCAGttgtcaatttatattatgatatgGTTAAATCAATTGTCAAGTTGTCAACCCATTTCAGGATTGAGaattcatatttcataaaGAATTGTGTTATTTTGCGGAATGTGCAATTGACAATATTGTTTAACAGTTTTCAATTTTCCCTGAGGATATTGcgattgtaaaacaaaaagagtagttttgtattttcagtttcagattttatatttcatccAATAAGATTACCTGCAAGCACCAaacaaactttatatttaattcttgtGCGAAATTCTAATTGGTTTGCTGTTCATTTTCAAAGGACCGTCATCAGGTTATTATGTTACTCAACAAAACCaggtttattgtttttcttgcTCTTCTTAAGTgtttcttcttttattttcaaagctAATGCACACCGTAAATCATAACCTTATCactataattatattcatACGTCCTCTCTATTTAAACTTACAGGTTGGGATTTACGAGTCGACCTCCGTCGTGCAATATGGACACTCATTCAACGTCTGACATCGTTATTTTAAGCGGAAATTCACACCCGGAACTGGCTGAACAGATTgcttagtaaaattattatagatacTGCTAATTAAATAGTCCTTGAGATTgtattttaactatacatCAATCTTTACAGTCGTCTCGGCGTACGTAAGGGAGGATGCTCAGTGTTCCACAAGACAAACAGGGAAACAATTGTAGAAATTGCTGATTCTATTCGtgggaaaaatatatatattgttcaAACTGGTACAAAGTAAGTTTTCAGATATGTCTTTATTACATTTACTGAATTGAAATGCTTGCATTCATACAAACATCTAGCGTCAAGGGATGTCAATTAGATTCAGTtgtatacaattaatattattactataacattaaatatttaaaagttatatatgtatcttgTTAAATCCactcttaaatttttataaacttcaCATTCATACAATATTGAAATCGATATgcatgtattattttatatactttattgcTGTTATTAGTTGGCTGGAAGCATGTTATAAATGGTGTAATTAGTATGTGGCTGGTATGCTGTAGGAGAATGTTTCATTTATTAGCATGCCCCATGTCTTCTGAATACACAAAGCACAGTTGGAAGCACAATGGAGTTGTGTCTCCTTTCTAGCCCTTTAATTTTTGCAATTACAGTATAAATTATTGCAACTCACTCATTAAATATAGAGcattatcattaattatttggaTACCTTATATCATTTTCAGGGATGTGAATAACAACATTATGGAACTATTGATAATGGCTTACGCATGTAAGACTTCATCGGCTCGTTCCATTGTAGGGGTCATTCCATATCTTCCATACAGCAAGCAATGTAAAATGAGGAAACGTGGTTGCATTGTCACAAAACTATTAGCTAAGATGATGTGTAAATCTGGTTTAACacatattattactatggACTTACACCAAAAGGAAATTCAGGGTTTCTTTGATTGCCCAGTTGACAATTTACGTGCATCACCATTTTTGCTACAGTATATTCAGGAAAGTGTAAGTGAACAATATAACTAATATACAACAACCCTGGTAACATAATTCATTTCgtatgtcaataaaaaatatataattaaaactaatttttactCTGTATCCAAGAAACATTTTACCTCCTAATGAGTGTGTATTACCTTGCTGAATTACTATATTAATTTGCTTGTTTGttccttttttataaaatatatatcattaaGGTCAATATCCTAAACAATTCACCTGAAAATGGTCTCAGTTTAATTGTTCCATTCAAACATTATAATCATTGGTTATAGTTTTTCGTCCTTGTGTAGCCTGTACCTTATTAGCTAAATAAATCTACTAATTTAAGTTCTACATAGATTCCAGATTATCGTAACTCAGTTATTGTGGCACGAAACCCTGGTTCGGCAAAGAAGGCAACTTCATACTCTGAAAGATTGCGACTTGCCATTGCTGTCATACATGGAGAGCAGAAGGAGGCGGACAGTGATGAAGTAGATGGAAGATATTCACCACCATGCTTGCCAAGGTAAAATAGAACAAGCTATTTTTTAAGACATTCAATATATTGGAGAATTAACTGtgtaatgtaattttgatttaatatgctagtttactttaataatatctCACAGATCTCGTACCATGGATGTAGGAGTAGGAGTACCTGTACATCCAGCTAAAGAGAAGCCACCAATCAATGTCGTAGGGGATGTCGGGGGCAGGATTGCCATCATGGTTGTGAGTATTTCAGACACTTGGTAATTGGGCTTACATTAAGctgttacattttaaattcaatcgTATCTTTTGCTCCAAAACtcttaaaattttcaataatatttcacATGTGTATATACAGGATAATTACATGTTTTCAATGTAACACTTTAGAAGTATATTGTCTTTCAGGATGACATGATAGATGACGTGCAATCATTTGTCGCAGCCGCAGAGGTCCTAAAAGAATGCGGTgcttacaaaatatatgtctTGGCAACCCACGGCTTGCTTTCATCTGATGCACCTCGCTTAATCGAAGATTCCCCCATAGATGAAGTGGTTGTTACCAATACAGTTCCACATGAGTTACAGAAGATGCaatgtaagaaaattaaaactatagaCATATCTGTTCTGCTTAGTGAGGCAATAAGGCGCATTCACAACAAAGAATCTATGTCATATCTATTCAAAAATGTTACTTTAGAAGATTAAGTATATAACAATATGCTGAGGAAAAATTTTAATGGAATATTTCACGTCAAATGTTTATTCACACAAATCGGatcaaaataatagatttttcatAGGTTGTTACAGGgagtagtttttttatttttctttacagtCCATTAAAATGTTACTGGGAGTAgtagtttgttttttcttcACAGTCCATTAAAAGTATCAACATCTACTAAAGACCATTAAacatatgttttataacaaacaGGAGAAAACATcctgtttattataaaatgcttAAGACAAAAGCCTTGgtgtatgtttattaaaaatattatctttatattaaCTCAGGGGTGTTTTTGGAAACATCGGATGGATTTTGTCTCGAGCTGCTGGTTCTTATCAAAAATTTATCAGTCTTTTACGTAACATAAATTTGACATCATAGCaataattgttgattaaatttttagttcCACCCTACAAAAACATTTACTTTAGTTACCATCAGCCATATATACAGCATTCTAATGTGTGGAAGATGGATTTAGGAATTAGTCATCACATTTTGAATCTTAACTGGGTGTTTTAATGTCTTTAAAAGAGCAACGGATGTGGGAAATGTATTATAGTGCagtatataagtatatttttatagtatttgaTAGATTAAGATACCATTTAATTCACGTTTGCTATGTTctatgattaattattaattcaaaatattataattgttacaAATTAGTGTATTgggtaataaaatgttatgttagCGTCATTATGTTGTAATTAAGTCCATATTTTTCTGTGCATGTAAATTCATGTAAAATTATAGATTACTcacaagaaattatattacgGTGACTTGAGTAAGTCTAATGAatcttaaaattgttatttaacaattattccAAAGCTTTTATTATTGCATAGGTACcttatattcataattaaagTGATagttagtttaaatataagtgaATTGATTAGTTAGTGCCACAAaatgtatattgttttattattgtattctttttcaataaatgttttcgtggctaaatattttatttgattacagATAGTTgttctatattattacataaattataacgGATTAACAAGATTAATAtcttttagaatattttagcATAATAGTCACTTCTAATAGCAttcaatgttatatttattgcttGCAGATAGTCATAACTCTTTATTTCCATATTTTGTTTGCCACAATGGATTGCAGACCAAGTATCAAGATGTattggtttttaataattaatatatcaaaattatgtttttgatatatacttctgtttataaattctttaaaatccGTTAAAATTAGGCTTTACATCAATATATTTCAGTATCTGGTACTGAATACGCAAACCACTGATGAATCGTTGT
This Pieris napi chromosome 16, ilPieNapi1.2, whole genome shotgun sequence DNA region includes the following protein-coding sequences:
- the LOC125057364 gene encoding phosphoribosyl pyrophosphate synthase-associated protein 2 isoform X2; its protein translation is MDTHSTSDIVILSGNSHPELAEQIAYRLGVRKGGCSVFHKTNRETIVEIADSIRGKNIYIVQTGTKDVNNNIMELLIMAYACKTSSARSIVGVIPYLPYSKQCKMRKRGCIVTKLLAKMMCKSGLTHIITMDLHQKEIQGFFDCPVDNLRASPFLLQYIQESIPDYRNSVIVARNPGSAKKATSYSERLRLAIAVIHGEQKEADSDEVDGRYSPPCLPRSRTMDVGVGVPVHPAKEKPPINVVGDVGGRIAIMVDDMIDDVQSFVAAAEVLKECGAYKIYVLATHGLLSSDAPRLIEDSPIDEVVVTNTVPHELQKMQCKKIKTIDISVLLSEAIRRIHNKESMSYLFKNVTLED
- the LOC125057364 gene encoding phosphoribosyl pyrophosphate synthase-associated protein 2 isoform X1, with protein sequence MLLNKTRLGFTSRPPSCNMDTHSTSDIVILSGNSHPELAEQIAYRLGVRKGGCSVFHKTNRETIVEIADSIRGKNIYIVQTGTKDVNNNIMELLIMAYACKTSSARSIVGVIPYLPYSKQCKMRKRGCIVTKLLAKMMCKSGLTHIITMDLHQKEIQGFFDCPVDNLRASPFLLQYIQESIPDYRNSVIVARNPGSAKKATSYSERLRLAIAVIHGEQKEADSDEVDGRYSPPCLPRSRTMDVGVGVPVHPAKEKPPINVVGDVGGRIAIMVDDMIDDVQSFVAAAEVLKECGAYKIYVLATHGLLSSDAPRLIEDSPIDEVVVTNTVPHELQKMQCKKIKTIDISVLLSEAIRRIHNKESMSYLFKNVTLED